TGTACCAACCACGCCAGTTTTTAAATCTATCGCAACGGCTTTATGATCATCTCTAAGTTCATCTAGCCATTCTCCGAAAACAGAACCTTCAATCGTAATTAAATCACACTCTTCAAAATCTTCATCTCGAACTTTTAACGCTCTGTTTTTAATACTCCATACAGGCATAATATGCGGCTTTTTTTCGTCGCTATCATTTTCACTAATGAGAATAAACTGCTTACTACCTTTTTTAGTTAAGCCGTATACTTCATCATATTTCGCTACATCTTGGACAAATTCTTTGATTCTAATTTTATCTAATTCCGTCATCACTTCTTGTGTAACAGCTACAACGTTTAGTAGATGCCCTTCTTCTTCCATTGTTTGATTCATAATAATATGGTCTTGTTCATCAAACAATTCATCTAATTCATAAGTAGCAAAACGATCAACGTCCATTTTTACAACTTTATCAAATGGAATATCACGACTTGTTAAAAATGATACGGCCACACTTTCTTCTGTCCAAACGCCTACATACGCTTCACTTTTATAATTTAGGCGTACTAGTTTTTTATTTTTAGAGGCGAAATAAATACATTCATTTATTAATATATCTCTAAAGAATGGATATGCTTTATAAGACATGCTTGACCCTCACTTTTTAAAATATGTCATACATAAAATAGTAAATGACTCCAACAAGTTAGTCAATTAGACATATTAAGAATTCAATTTAATGTCATGTTTTTCATTTTAAAAATTCAATAGCATTAAATTTTACGTATACACAAATTCGGTCTATAACACGAAACATATCTAGTTACTAAAAATTTCAAAACGATAACCTTTAGTATACCTTTATCAACAAAATGGCAACTCTTATAACATAGTGAAATAAAAGTCGCCATTTAATATTAGTATTACAAAGTATTGCCATATCATAAATTTAATTACTGTTGACTAGAATCGAAAAAAGCTTGTTACAAACGCATATTCAGTCAACTACTGGCAACACAACATTGTAGCGCCTTATGTTCCGAACTCTAATAGTGTTCAAGTTCAGCTAAAAATGCGCGTTCATTCTCCAGTACTGTTTCTTTTGAATCACCATGCCAAATACAGCCAAACCTTGATTTAACTTTATCTTCACCGTACCAATCACCATCATAATAAGATAACGGGTATAAACTACCTTCTTTGACATATTTCAAAATCGTATTGAAGAAATGTGTGTTATCACCTTTTGAATGATAACTATAAAACTTTTGATATCCTGAATTCAACTCGTTAGCAAGTAATAACATGCTCGTTGAACCATTTTGTCTAAAGTTTAAATCAATCGCATAAACGTTATCATCCTCATCGACGAGTAGGTCAAAACCAGCTACACCAAAGAATCCTTGATTCACACCGTTTTCCATAATTTGTCTACCTGCTTCTATAACGTGCTCTGGTACATTAGTAGTATTTTCATTTCCGTTATAAAATCCGTACTTATCCGTTAATTGCGTTGCCGCACCAAGATATTGAATGCCTAGCGATTCCGAGTATGCAAACTGAACGCAATAATTCGCTTTTTCTTCAATCTTCTGTTCGATAATAAGCGAATTCGTTTCAGCAGTTGCCTCTTTAATACGCGTTATCGCTTTTTGTAAATCTGCATCATGATAACAAATCATAACGCCATAGCCACCTGCTGTCGGAAGATCATCTCCCGGCTTAATTACTAACGGGAATTCCCAATTCTTAATCTCGTTTTCGAATTGCTCAATTTTTACAACTTTTCTTTTTGGTAAAAACTTCCCATTTGTCCATTCAGGTATTCTTGCTTTATTATTTAAAGCAACAAATAACGTTTTATCTAATGCATAATATTGCTGATTCAAGATTGTTTCATCATGAATATATTGAAAATAAATCTTTTTATTTTCCTTATGTGCCAATTGTTTGATCAAGTTTTCGTAAGATTGCTGATTGTTAAATGTATAAATTGAGTTCGGTACTTCCTTACCAATAACTTGAAATAGCTGATGCAATTTGTCTGTCGCACTAGCTTCGTGAACAATAACAGGTAATTGATTTGCTATTAATAACTCCCTACCAGTTAAAAAATTAGATTGATGTTCGTCCGGTTTCAACCATGGATTCGATATATACGAAGGTCTTGACGTATAGACAACATCTTTGTCATATAAATCACTTAACGTTAAGTTCGGCTCATTACCATTATTTGTCATTACTTCCCATTCCCTTTCAAATGCGCATGCTCTTCAATAATGTCTTGATAAACGTCTTGATTTGTAATTAACTCTAACCCCATCAACACCATTATTTTAGCGCCTTTAATTAATGCTTCATCACCATGTACACTCGCAGCCGCTTCTCTAAATCTATGCGTATGTCCTACTAAATTACGTGATCCTATTTTAATATGAGGATGTATTGTTGGCACAACATGACTTACGTTCCCTGTATCCGTAGAGCCATAACCAAAATCATCATCAATAACTGCTTCACCAACTTCTTCAGCATATTTAGCAAATAAATCATCTAATTTCGGCGTTTTAATGAATTCATTCACACCGTTTTGAATTCGACCAAATTCATAATCACAACCAGTCTGTATCGCAGCTCCACGTGCGATTTGATTTACTTTTTCTGTTAATATATCCAATTCTTTACGCGTCATTGCTCTAGTATAAAAACGAGCATGTGTATAGTCTGGAATAATATTAGCTGCTTTCCCGCCATCTAAAATCACACCATGCACACGTTGATCTTTTTTAATATGTTGTCGTAGTTGTGCTACACCATTAAAATAACTAATCATAGCGTCTAATGCATTTAACGCTTCATCTGCATTTTCAGAGGCATGAGCACTTTTTCCGTAAAATTTAACATCTAAAACATCCACTGCCAAAGTATCAATCGTTTTATAAGTTTCATTTCCCGGATGAATCATTAAGGCAATGTCTATTTGATCAATCACACCAGCCTTGACATAAGAAGCTTTAGCGCTACCATTTTCCCCACCTTCTTCAGCTGGACATCCAAGAACGACTACTTTACCACCAATTTGGTCAATCACTTGCTTCAAACCAATTGCACCAAGAACACTTGCAGTTCCAATGATATTATGACCACAAGCATGACCCAATCCTGGCAAAGCATCGTATTCTGCTAAAAAACCTATAGCTGGCCCGTCAAGTCCTGAATCATATGTCGCTATAAACCCAGTTGCATGCCCAGCAATCTCGGTTTCAATTTCAAAATCATGCTCTTTCAAACGATCTATTAAAGTTCGAGACGCAAATATTTCTTCATTACCAAGTTCAGGACGTTCATGAATTCTATGACTGATTTCGATATAACTATATTTATTTGTTTCTATATAATCGAGAATTTGTTGTTTTTCACTCATTTTTTACTATCTCCCTTTTACCCTACACTCATTTTAATCATCCACAATATTTTGTTCTTTCAAAATGAATTATTACTTATTCTATCGGTTTTATCTCATGATGTCATCTAGTTTTTCTTTATTTACAAAATTTTCTAATAACTAAAAGCCTTTCATAAATTTATAAAACAGTTTCAAATTGTAAAACATAAGCCCTATTGTTACAATTTAAGTATTGTTAGAAACACAACTTACAACAAACTTAAGTTTTATAATGCAACAAATCATAAGCGTTTTATAGTTTTGAGTAGTTAATAGGAGGAAATTCAAAATGACAAAAATGAATGTTGAAAGTTTCAATTTAGATCATACTAAGGTGGTTGCCCCATTTATTAGATTAGCGGGAACGATGGAAGGATTAAACGGAGATGTCATTCACAAATACGACATTCGTTTCAAACAACCAAACAAAGAACATATGGATATGCCCGGACTACATTCATTAGAACATTTAATGGCTGAAAATATTAGAAATCATAGTGACAAAGTTGTTGATTTAAGTCCTATGGGTTGCCAAACTGGTTTCTATGTATCATTTATTAATCATGATAATTATGATGATGTATTAAATATTGTTGAAGCAACTTTAAATGATGTGCTAAATGCTACTGAAGTGCCTGCTTGTAATGAAGTACAATGTGGCTGGGCAGCAAGTCATTCATTAGAAGGTGCTAAAACTATCGCTCAAGCATTTCTAGACAAACGAAACGAATGGCATGATGTTTTCGGTACAGGAAAATAAATCTTAGTCAATCAAGTTAATCAGAAAAGCAGTCGAACAATGATTTTACAATCGCCATTGTCCAACTGCTTTTTATTATGCTTCAAAGTCAAAAAATCGAACAAATGAAAAAGTAAAATCTTTAACATTTGTCCGATTTATTTGAGAACCACTATAATTTCTTAATTAGTCCCATTAACACGAACTGCATAGGTAACCTTAAATATAGTTGCCATGTTGGCAATTGTTTATCTCCTAAAGGTAACTTTTTAACTGCCATATAGATATTAGCTGGGAATACAGCTAGCAAGAATAGATTGATTGTATTTTTCAAGCATTGAGATGGTCTTTTAATTAAAAGTGCAAGTCCAAATAATATCTCAAAGATTCCTGTAACAAGAACCGCTGTTTTTCGAAGTGGCAAACATTTCGGTATGATATTTCTAAATTGTCGTTCTCGTGTAAAATGCAATACACCTATTACACTAAAACCTATTCCTAATAAATATCTTAGTATGTTCAATCAGCTTCAACTCCTATTCTGTAATGATTTTATGAATTAATGTAGGCGATACAACATGATCAGCAATTGTTATGCTTGAATCTAATTTTTTAACAACATCGTCTACATCTTGGCGATTACTGTGAATCGTTAATAATGATTCTCCTTCTTCTACTTTATCACCAATTTTTTTATTTAAAACAATACCAACCGCTAAATCAATATCATCCTCTTTTGTTAAACGTCCCGCTCCTAACATCATCGAAGCGACACCTATATCGTTAGAGACTAATTCAGTCACATAACCTGATTTTTTAGCTTTATATTCAATTTGATATTGAGCTTGTGGCAAACGCTCTGGATGGTCAATAACAGTTTCGTCGCCACCTTGGTTTTTAATAAATGTTTTGAATTTTTCTAATGCTGCACCTGAATTAATTGCCTCAATTAGCAACGCTCTCGCTTCTTCAAGCGTTTCAGCTTTGTTTGCAAGTACAACCATTTGAGAACCTAATGTTAATACAAGTTCTGTTAAATCTTTCGGACCTTGTCCTTTCAACGTATCAATTGCTTCTTGTAACTCAAGCGCATTGCCAATCGCACGTCCAAGTGGCTGATTCATATCAGAAATAATCGCCATCGTATTACGTCCCACATTATTACCAATACGTACCATTGCGTGCGCTAATGCTTCAGCATCTTCTAATGTTTTCATAAATGCACCGCTACCAGTTTTTACATCTAATACAATTGCATCTGCACCAGCAGCAATCTTTTTACTCATAATTGAAGAGGCAATTAATGGTATTGAATTGACAGTACCAGTAACATCCCTTAAGGCATATAATTTTTTGTCTGCAGGAGTTAAATTTCCTGATTGTCCTACAACTGCCACTTTATTTTCATTAACCAATTTCACAAATGTTGCTTCATCTATTTCAACATGAAAACCATCAATTGCTTCTAATTTATCAATCGTACCACCTGTATGACCTAATCCACGCCCACTCATTTTTGCAACAGGAACATCTACAGCTGCTACTAATGGTGCTAAAACCAATGTAGTTGTATCTCCTACACCACCTGTTGAGTGCTTATCTACTTTGACACCTTTAATATCACTCAAATCTATCATATCACCAGAATTAACCATAGCCATCGTTAATGCTGCACGCTCATCATCATTCATATCTTGGAAATAAATCGCCATTGCTAAACTTGATGCTTGGTAATCAGGAATATCCCCTTTAACATAGCCGCCAATAAAGAAATTAATTTCTTCCGTTGTTAGTGTATGACCGTCACGCTTTTTCTCAATAATGTCTATCATTCTCATTTTTATCATCCTTTTCTTAAAAAGCTTAGGACAAAGCATCTGCGCTTTCTCTAGTCCATTTTTAAAAGCACAAGCGAAAATTATTATAGCAAGCTATCGATTTCATTTTTAATATCACAATTTCAATGCGATGTTATTATTCTTAAATAGATTGGTTATAACGTTAAAGTCCCTATTAAATTATCTTAGAATCATCATGGCATTTATGATGTCTTAAAGCTGATATCGACATACTTATATATGGTTACGATGTCCCATGCTTACATATTTTTATAAAATTAGTAATCTGAATCTGCTTCTAAACCTTGCATAATTTGAACGCCTGCGCTCGCACCAATACGTGTCGCACCTGCTTCAACCATTTTATTGAAATCTTCTAAATTACGTACGCCACCTGATGCTTTTACTTCTATATCAGCACCTACTGTATCTTTCATTAATTTAACGTCTTCTGCAGTCGCACCGCCACCTGCAAAACCTGTTGAAGTTTTAACGAAGTCCGCACCAGCCGCTTTTGTTAATTCACTCGCTTTTACAATTTCGTCATGGTCCAACAATACCGTCTCAATAATCACTTTTACTGTGTGACCTTTCGCAGCTTTCACCACTGCTTCAATGTCTTGTTGTACATCATCAAAACGTCCATCTTTTAATGCGCCGATGTTGATGACCATGTCAATTTCATCTGCACCATTTTGAATCGCATCTTCTGTTTCAAATGCTTTCGTCGCAGTTGTCGATGCACCTAATGGGAATCCTATTACCGTACAAACTAACACCTCTGAATCAGCTAGTCGCTCTGCTGCATATTTAACATGCGTTGGATTCACACATACAGATTTAAAATGGTATGCTTTCGCTTCATCGATGATTTGATCGATTTGCGTACGTGTTGACTCAGGCTTCAATAAAGTGTGATCAATCAATTTTGCACTATTCATTTTCTATCTCCTCCTTTATGGTTGATTATAAAAATACGGTTGTAAATTAGTTGATTGAGCGTCAGGTTCATTTAAATATCAGGTTAGATGTTCGCTTTTTATGTAACCGCATACATATACTATTACATTAATTCATTTCCCATAAACAAACAATACAATTGAACGTGATATCTTCATTATGAACGATGACTTGACAACAAGCTAATCAGGATTATATTTTTATAATTCTTTAATTCTATAGTACAAAAATTCGCAAAAAAGGGAAACAAATGTTATCTTAAAATTATTAATGAATATTAAGGAGAAGATAACAAATGACAAAAGGTACACCACATATTCAACCAAATGGAGTAAAAATTGCTAAAACAGTATTAATGCCTGGCGATCCGCTACGTGCAAAATATATTGCTGATAATTTTTTAGAAAATGTTGAACAATTTAACGATGTACGTAACATGTTTGGTTACACTGGTACATATAAAGGTAAAGAAGTTTCTGTAATGGGTTCTGGTATGGGTATTCCAAGTATTGGTATTTACTCATATGAGTTATACAACTTCTTTGATGTAGATACAATCATTCGTATCGGTTCTTGTGGCGCATTACAAGAAAATGTTAACTTATACGATGTTATTATTGCACAAGCTGCATCAACTAATTCAAATTATGTAGATCAATACAATATTCCAGGTCATTTCGCGCCTATCGCTGACTTCGAGTTAGTAACTAAAGCTAAAAATGTCGCTGACCAAATCGGTGCTACTACACACGTAGGTAACGTATTATCTTCTGATACATTTTACAATGCCGATCCAACATTCAATGATGCTTGGAAAAAAATGGGTATTTTAGGTATCGAAATGGAATCAGCTGGTTTATATTTAAATGCGATTCATGCTGGTAAAAAAGCACTTGGTATTTTCACAGTAAGTGATCATATTTTACGTGACGAAGCTACTACACCTGAAGAACGTCAAAATTCATTTACACAAATGATGGAAATCGCTTTAGAAATCGCAGAGTAACTTATTTAAATTGACTTTAATTGCTCTTTAACAATGCGATTAAACTCAAAAAGCCAACACATTCTGGGCGTATCCCCATTTATGTGTTGGCTTTTATTTATATTATTACTTATCTGTAGATTAGCTTAAGTAAGATTTAAACATCCAATTATGTTTATCTACTGATGTTTGCATACCTATAAACATATCTTCTGATACATCATCGCCAGCATTACCAGCAATTTCGATTGCGTTTTCTAATTGTTTTGAGATATTTGTGAAGTCTTGTGATAATTCTTCAACCATTTGTTCTGCAGAGTAACCTTTCGCAGCTTCTTTAACAATTGATTGCTCTAAGCATTCAGTTAATGTACCTACAGGGTTTCCTCCTACCGCTAAAATTCTTTCAGCTAATTCGTCTACATATTGGCTTGCTTCATTATATAATTCTTCAAATTTAACGTGTAATGAGAAGAAGTTAGGCCCTTTCACATACCAGTGGAAATTGTGTAGCTTTGTGTAAGCTACTGTCCAGTTTGCTACTTGTTGATTCAATTCTTTTACAACATCTTGTTGATTACTCATATTTAATACACTCCTTAAAATTGTCTACGTCTTGCTTGTTTATATTAATTATTATATTATAATAATTCTAATCTGTAAAGTGTTTTTACTCTCTTTTTTATAATTATTCTAATCTAACCGTAAAGTGTTCCGCTATTTAAATGCCTAAATTTTAATTCATCATCTAATATATCCATTATCAATTAGCAAGTATGTTTTATCAATCAGTAAGTTTTACTTTCGCATTATCATCTAAAAAGAACGATTTTTCATAATCATTTGGTTGGTGCCATGTTGTTTTCCACATTCTATTTCTATTATTAGCAAACATTCGATAACCGAAATTACGGACTGGTTTAGGTACAAGCCATAAACCTACGCCCAATAATTTAGTTCGATTAGGTAGTGCTGTGATTAGTTTAATAATCGCCTGCGATTCAAAATATATACGATCACCTTTCTGTAAAATCACACTATTTTTATTTGCCGCTTCTGGATGTTGTTTAAAAAATTGTTGGCCAACTTCACCTTTTAACGTGGCAAATTGATAATTTCTTGGTAGGTCATGTTGAATTAACCAAATGACATAGTTATAACAATATATACAGTTTCCATCATAATATACGATTGGCATAATTTATTCGCTCCTTTAATAGTACTTATAGTCATTTTTCCTAATTTAAAAACATTTAAACAAGGTTGTCACTTGATAAGTCCTCGCGACACGAAATTGCCATAAAATTTATTTTTCAGTTTTATATTTATTGTATAATGTATTTTTTATTTACTTTAAATTTCTCAATCTACAGTGTAATCTTATTTCTTATTATTAACTTAGCGTTTGGTCATTCGTCTTATTCAACATACCACTGGAAAACTCATATAAAGTTTTAATTCTGTAACATAAATTCTTTTATATTCATATACTGTCTTTATTATTTATTAAAATAAAAACGAGTAATCTATCATAAGCTCTTAATTAGCTCTTATGGTTGATTACCCGTCATTTTTTCTTTATGCGGTTATTCAAATATGCAATTATGCAATTTTTAATCCTATCCTTACTTCTTTTCAAAAACTACCATATATCATTAGTCATGTTTGACTTTGACTATACGTGTGTATTTTAAAAACTGCTCTGAATATTTCTCCTTAATTTCCTCTAAACTGTCATATGTAATACCTACAATATGCCAATTAGGATTGAAATAATAGAAAGAATCTTTTTGTCGTGACCATTTAATCATATTACCGTCTTTATTATAACGTGGTAATGTTACTTCATAGCCTTCTAACACATTAATATACGTTTGGAAAATGTCTGTATCTATACGATTAAAATTATCAATAACTAAATAACTTTTATCCTTTTTAGGCATTAATTGAGTAATAAACCCTTCACGATAGTATAATGCCCCTGTTTCATTTGGTAAATACTTGCCATAAAGCATATCTTCTGAAAAATCAGGATGACCTGTTGTTATAACAGGATTTGCATTCGCTTTTTGCAATAAGTCATTAGCCGCTTTTAAGCCTTCTTCTTTTCGATCTACAACAAGTAAAATAAATGGCTTTAACGCTTCTTCTTTTTCACTTTCAAGCATATCTGGTTTTTGAACCATTTCAAATGGAGATTTCAATCCATTATTATCGCTCATTTCAATAATTGCATCATACTGTGCTTGTGACATACTTGCAATAGCCTGTTTTGCATTTTCTTGAAGGAAATATAAGTTTTTCAATTTAGGATGCTTATTTAATGTACTTAATGTAATCGGTGTAATGTCTTTCTCATAAGACACTTCAATCACTGTACTATTTGTTCTACCAGGAATTGGTGGTTTTTCATGAATATGCTTTGATACTTCTCCAATTCCAACGACAGATTGATTTTTCGTTCGATTATAAAAAATAATATTGTCGCCTTCTTCTAACTGAGTATAAAAATGATAACCATTACGTTTAATACCGTTGTACGTGTGCGTATAAATCGTATATTGGTTTCCAGGTTCAAATTCTTCAGTTTCAGCTAAAAAGAAATAACGCGGTATCTTAATTTCGCCTTTACCAAGACCACTTATTAAATCAAACTCTTCTGCAGTGATTTGATTGAACAATGTCTCTTTCATATTACTTATACGAAATTCCAAAGCTTCACTACGCTTTAAATAATCTGCTGTTAATGGTTTCAATTGTTCATTAAAACGAAACTGTACACGTATTTTATTTTGTGCACCTGTTTCAACACTAATAATTTCACCACATCCAAGTAGTCCAGTATCCGTCTGAACTTGATAAAAGATGACTTGATCTCCTACTTTAGCCTTTTTAAACGCTCTAAATCCTTGAGATGGGTTAAAATGTGCGCCTGATTCAAATAAAGCTGTTTGTCCTACTAACGGTTCATTATGATTCCAACGGTTATATCCACAATTCAACCAAAAATAATTCGTTTCTGCTGTCATCTTAATACTCCTTAACCTGAATAAATTTTAGAAACACTATGAATTACATTCTTTTAGTGTTTCTTATGCAGTTGGACGCGTATGCGAACAACTGTATACCCTTTGTTCACTGCGATTTTAATCGCATTTCCTATAACATTGTAGCGCCCAGGACATTAATTTACGTCCCAGACCCTTATCGTTTTCACTTCTAAGTAAGTCGAACTATTTTGCTTTACAACAAGTGCGACTCTAAATACAGTTGGACACACATACGAGCAACTGTATACCTTTTAATCAGTTTTCTATATTTTATTTATTATATCTGTCTTAATGATAAAAATTGTTACAAACAGTTTAACATATT
The genomic region above belongs to Staphylococcus aureus and contains:
- a CDS encoding DUF2750 domain-containing protein, producing the protein MSYKAYPFFRDILINECIYFASKNKKLVRLNYKSEAYVGVWTEESVAVSFLTSRDIPFDKVVKMDVDRFATYELDELFDEQDHIIMNQTMEEEGHLLNVVAVTQEVMTELDKIRIKEFVQDVAKYDEVYGLTKKGSKQFILISENDSDEKKPHIMPVWSIKNRALKVRDEDFEECDLITIEGSVFGEWLDELRDDHKAVAIDLKTGVVGTIVSAQKLSNELTF
- a CDS encoding M20 family metallopeptidase — protein: MSEKQQILDYIETNKYSYIEISHRIHERPELGNEEIFASRTLIDRLKEHDFEIETEIAGHATGFIATYDSGLDGPAIGFLAEYDALPGLGHACGHNIIGTASVLGAIGLKQVIDQIGGKVVVLGCPAEEGGENGSAKASYVKAGVIDQIDIALMIHPGNETYKTIDTLAVDVLDVKFYGKSAHASENADEALNALDAMISYFNGVAQLRQHIKKDQRVHGVILDGGKAANIIPDYTHARFYTRAMTRKELDILTEKVNQIARGAAIQTGCDYEFGRIQNGVNEFIKTPKLDDLFAKYAEEVGEAVIDDDFGYGSTDTGNVSHVVPTIHPHIKIGSRNLVGHTHRFREAAASVHGDEALIKGAKIMVLMGLELITNQDVYQDIIEEHAHLKGNGK
- a CDS encoding S-ribosylhomocysteine lyase, whose protein sequence is MTKMNVESFNLDHTKVVAPFIRLAGTMEGLNGDVIHKYDIRFKQPNKEHMDMPGLHSLEHLMAENIRNHSDKVVDLSPMGCQTGFYVSFINHDNYDDVLNIVEATLNDVLNATEVPACNEVQCGWAASHSLEGAKTIAQAFLDKRNEWHDVFGTGK
- a CDS encoding membrane protein, whose amino-acid sequence is MNILRYLLGIGFSVIGVLHFTRERQFRNIIPKCLPLRKTAVLVTGIFEILFGLALLIKRPSQCLKNTINLFLLAVFPANIYMAVKKLPLGDKQLPTWQLYLRLPMQFVLMGLIKKL
- a CDS encoding pyrimidine-nucleoside phosphorylase, with amino-acid sequence MRMIDIIEKKRDGHTLTTEEINFFIGGYVKGDIPDYQASSLAMAIYFQDMNDDERAALTMAMVNSGDMIDLSDIKGVKVDKHSTGGVGDTTTLVLAPLVAAVDVPVAKMSGRGLGHTGGTIDKLEAIDGFHVEIDEATFVKLVNENKVAVVGQSGNLTPADKKLYALRDVTGTVNSIPLIASSIMSKKIAAGADAIVLDVKTGSGAFMKTLEDAEALAHAMVRIGNNVGRNTMAIISDMNQPLGRAIGNALELQEAIDTLKGQGPKDLTELVLTLGSQMVVLANKAETLEEARALLIEAINSGAALEKFKTFIKNQGGDETVIDHPERLPQAQYQIEYKAKKSGYVTELVSNDIGVASMMLGAGRLTKEDDIDLAVGIVLNKKIGDKVEEGESLLTIHSNRQDVDDVVKKLDSSITIADHVVSPTLIHKIITE
- the deoC gene encoding deoxyribose-phosphate aldolase, which gives rise to MNSAKLIDHTLLKPESTRTQIDQIIDEAKAYHFKSVCVNPTHVKYAAERLADSEVLVCTVIGFPLGASTTATKAFETEDAIQNGADEIDMVINIGALKDGRFDDVQQDIEAVVKAAKGHTVKVIIETVLLDHDEIVKASELTKAAGADFVKTSTGFAGGGATAEDVKLMKDTVGADIEVKASGGVRNLEDFNKMVEAGATRIGASAGVQIMQGLEADSDY
- the deoD gene encoding purine-nucleoside phosphorylase, producing the protein MTKGTPHIQPNGVKIAKTVLMPGDPLRAKYIADNFLENVEQFNDVRNMFGYTGTYKGKEVSVMGSGMGIPSIGIYSYELYNFFDVDTIIRIGSCGALQENVNLYDVIIAQAASTNSNYVDQYNIPGHFAPIADFELVTKAKNVADQIGATTHVGNVLSSDTFYNADPTFNDAWKKMGILGIEMESAGLYLNAIHAGKKALGIFTVSDHILRDEATTPEERQNSFTQMMEIALEIAE
- a CDS encoding Dps family protein, with protein sequence MSNQQDVVKELNQQVANWTVAYTKLHNFHWYVKGPNFFSLHVKFEELYNEASQYVDELAERILAVGGNPVGTLTECLEQSIVKEAAKGYSAEQMVEELSQDFTNISKQLENAIEIAGNAGDDVSEDMFIGMQTSVDKHNWMFKSYLS
- a CDS encoding DUF393 domain-containing protein, which gives rise to MPIVYYDGNCIYCYNYVIWLIQHDLPRNYQFATLKGEVGQQFFKQHPEAANKNSVILQKGDRIYFESQAIIKLITALPNRTKLLGVGLWLVPKPVRNFGYRMFANNRNRMWKTTWHQPNDYEKSFFLDDNAKVKLTD
- a CDS encoding EVE domain-containing protein, which encodes MTAETNYFWLNCGYNRWNHNEPLVGQTALFESGAHFNPSQGFRAFKKAKVGDQVIFYQVQTDTGLLGCGEIISVETGAQNKIRVQFRFNEQLKPLTADYLKRSEALEFRISNMKETLFNQITAEEFDLISGLGKGEIKIPRYFFLAETEEFEPGNQYTIYTHTYNGIKRNGYHFYTQLEEGDNIIFYNRTKNQSVVGIGEVSKHIHEKPPIPGRTNSTVIEVSYEKDITPITLSTLNKHPKLKNLYFLQENAKQAIASMSQAQYDAIIEMSDNNGLKSPFEMVQKPDMLESEKEEALKPFILLVVDRKEEGLKAANDLLQKANANPVITTGHPDFSEDMLYGKYLPNETGALYYREGFITQLMPKKDKSYLVIDNFNRIDTDIFQTYINVLEGYEVTLPRYNKDGNMIKWSRQKDSFYYFNPNWHIVGITYDSLEEIKEKYSEQFLKYTRIVKVKHD